The Raphanus sativus cultivar WK10039 chromosome 6, ASM80110v3, whole genome shotgun sequence sequence GGAATATGTGGTATTTTACctcttttataaatatttttgtcattttaaactttgtttactatatttataataaaatctttttGTGCTGTATCTTAAAGAATTTCTCTTTACATTTTGCAGCTCATTTCTTAAACTAATTATAGTTCGAAAACTAATTCGGTTGAAGTTGGTACAATTTTGAGTTACAAGTTGAAATGGATCGAACAAGGCATCTAAATGTATCCAAAAGCAATGCGTTGAAAGATCCTCAAAAGTGGAATTTTCATAGTTATTACAACATACACTAATACTACTACTTCAGACAAGGCCTTCATCATAAATTACATAACAGACAGTTACAAGAGTTTCCTAACTGTCTGATAGAAATACCCACACACCTAAACTACATTCTACATTTCTAATCTGTTCACACACAATATCACTAGCCTTCCTCAGCTTCCCACAGAGCTTTTAACTGAAGAAACTTCACTTCCCTCGCCTACTACTGCCACCTCATCAGATCGACCTTTTCCTCTCTTCTTGCCGTTAGGTTTGCATCTTGCCCCCACGCTGTTGATCTTCAACGAAACTTTCCTCCTCTGGCTTGACACAGAAGACGTTGTGTTCGCCTTCTTCGGTGGTGGTGACTCGTGAGACTTCCCTTTGGCTACTGGAGACTTAGCTCGTTTCCTAGGTAAATCCATTCCTCTTTTCTCAGTCTCTCTGTTACCATCGTTAAGCAACCGTACGCTGAAAGGATTAGCCGCTGTGTAGCAAACTGGCTCGCCTACCGAATTGCCAGGTTTCTCGAGATCAACCTCTCCATTGTTCACCTGaatcaacattaaatatatcaaatgatggtttcttgttcttttaaGGTGAACATACAGAAACTTACTAACTGGAGAAGTGCAGAGAAAGCTCGAGCTACATCGTGCTTTTCTTGGTCTTGCATTAGATCGGTAAAGGCCTCCACGTGTCCACTCTCTTCAACAGTTAGCTTATCAAGAATCCTTTCACCGTATTCACGAATGTCAAAAGGAGGGTGTAGCTCCTgatcatataatataaacacatcagaatctctctctctcttgactTCCAAACACAGAAACTATAGGAAGAAAGAGATTTTATCACTTGTTCTTCTAGGTTTTGCTCGATTTTCTGTTTCCACGATGAAACCCTAGCAGCCAGATCCGTTTGCTTCTCGTTTTTAGCTATGTTTGCAAGAAGAGCATcctacaaaaatatttacaaaagaacattttcagcttttttttttcctcagtCTAGTTAGTACATGTTGACATAGGATTGATTACCAGGTGAGAGCGGCAAAGATCTTCCAAGCTTTCTTGACAATGTGAGTCCTCTTCGTTTCCAAATCCATCGTAGTTTGTGAAATCACCATCATTCTGCATGAATTTACAGATTAAGTGGATAAGGGTTGCATCAAACTAGTGAACTAACTACTCACCATAACGGGACCATCTTCATCCATGAACGCAGGTTCATGATCATCACCAAAATCATGGAAGCCGCCGCCATCATGGTTGTTATCTTTAACGCCGTCCTTGTCATTGCCGTTAGCATCAGTAGTAGGTAGGTTTCCTCCGTTAACAAGCAATGCTCGAAGctgaaaaaccaaaaaactatcagttttttttttgttgtctgcATTACATATCACAGGTAATAGGTTTAGAGCAAACAAAGACCTTCTCGTAAGAGGGAATGTCTTGTGGTTCTCTGCGGCGCTTCTCCCAAACTCCGGTGAGCTCTGTACTGATGGGACCGTTAGGTCTAGCAAGAGGATACATGGAAGTGATATGGTCTTTGGTAAGGCTCCCTCCAAACTTTCTCAAATTTTTCACTGctcaagaaaatataaaaagtaaaacaatgAGCTAGAAGTTAAGGTAACAAAACAATATTCATCTACCAACCTTTTTTGAAAGGCTTCACTTTCAACTTCCCTGGTTCATGTGGATTCAACGGCTTCCACggatcatcttcatcttcatcatcatcagcatctGTATCACACAAATCCATGGCTCCTCCTCCATGGTCATCATTATCCATGTCAAAACCATGATCATCATCTCCAAAaacaggaggaggaggaggggaaGACCCTTGGTCACAGTTCCGAGCATCTTGAACCTTGGTGCCCTGATTCGTTCCCAAAGATGATCTACGGCCACTACCTCCTCCAGAACGTCCTACTGGTGAGTGAAAACTTCTACGACCTGAGCTGCCTTTGTGAGAACTGGTCTTTCCTTTACTACTGGCATAGCTACCACCTAAAAATTCATTCACCGCTACAGCATCACAAGGGTCTAACAGAATAAAGTCTCGGTAGAGATGCGTAGTTGCTAACTGCAAGACAAAGGAAAGTTAACAAAACAGAGTTCAAAACCCATAAGCTCTTTCTATTTTAAGGGATGGAAGAAGATGCGAATATACCAGATAGGATTCCAATTCTCCTCCGTCACCACTAGTATCCAAACAGTCACCTTCAAGAACAACTAGATTTGCTGGAGGCTTGACAAACTGACTAGGACAGGAATCAGCGCCAACCGAGTTGTCCAAGCTATTCTTCGCGTCAACTACATCGTTAACACTATCTTTGGTTAGAAATCAGTCTCTTTTGAGTGAacttaaaaaatttaagaactTGAACTACCTGGGATGTCATCCACGTTCCAGAAGAggtcattttcttcttcatcaaccaGACGAGAGGAGCTCTCCTCAGCCTCGTTTGATGTACCTTTGGACTCTTCTTGCTCTCtgcttatttaaaaaaaaaatagcaaagaACAATTGAATCAATCAGAGAACATTTCTTAACTCATTAATCTGTAGCCGTTTGTTAGATTTAGATACTATCATTACTCAAAATAATTGCAAAACGAGGCTGAGAGGCAAATAAAATCACTTTATAAAAGGCATTTTTAGATGCAGCCACTTTTATAGATTCACTTCATTTATGAGCACACAAAAAACAAACTCTAAACACTAAGAAGACGTTTAGAGTAACTAACAAAAAGGAGGAACCTTTGGTTGGATAGAAACTCCAAAGTACGTAAGACCAAGTTGTACAAGTACTCCACTTTCTTGCTGTAAACCTGAACCGAACCCTGAAGCAGCAAAGCAGCTTACATACCCATCAccacaacaaacaaacacatcAAAATCCAATCTTTCGTTGacccatataaatcaaattggTACCTTCGGCGAAATTGACAGGCgagtcttcttcttcgtttccGGTGAGTTCGCCGGAGCAGATTTTGAGGAGGTACTCCTCTAGCTTCTCCGACAAATCGACTTCCCAATTCGCGACCAAATCTCTCTCCGGCTGTACCCTATGAATCCTCTCGACGCCGTGGCTCGTCATTTTCTGTACGCGAGATTGGGATAGTTCAGTTCATTAACCCTAGAAACAGTGGATTGGGGAATTTAAATGAGAAACTTCCACATGAATCAGAGGCTTTCTTTCAGATGAAACTTTCTAGGAGGGTAAGGGAGGTAAGGAATTAAACACAAGAGTTCAACTCAGGAACAGTGAGAGACTGAagagatttgagagagagagataagagtttgggagaagagagagagagagagaacgaaATATTTTGACTTCTCAAGATTTTTTTCCCGCTTTGCATTAGAGTTGGAAACTGTGTGTTGTGGGCCTTATTCATTTGGGCTTTGTCCGTCTATTATCAGgctcatatttataaaattcaggaatatatatatatatttaacaacaTACTTCATATGGATTTGTATCAGTGGGCCCGTAACATATTCAACAAGCCTAATTGGAGGAACTGTAAATTAAGAACGAAACATACATTCCATCAATAGCTTTCTTTGCCAGCCGCGCATTTCTTTCACGATTGATAACTCCCAAAGAGCATAATGGTAACAATGACATTTTTGAGTTTACGAAAACTATATGTTGGAGTTGTGAGTTTCAGCATTTTTGTAGGCGATCTCGTCTTTGTTTATTTGTAATATCTACGTtctttattttgcttttatacGGGCATACCCATTTCTGGAAGTTTGTTACATGTGTaagtgaaaaaataaaacttgttatttttatatggtACTTAATCAATTGTGTCTGATTATCAAGATACACTGTTCTTGttcgattttttttctaatcaagCTACACTAGTTAGACTCATTGGTCAGTGTTATAGACCCAGACCGACCCAATAGTTGAACCAGGATCGACCATAAAACCAATTGTATAGTCGGGCGAGATTATAATTGGTTCGGTATTGGACCTGTCACTTAGCTGGATTAAGTTTCAAAGGCgctattaaactaaataaaaactattacttaaaaaaaaactattacaaTCATCAAAGTTTGTAAACCAACCATACGAATAAAAAGTTAGTTTatatttacaaagttttatattGAACTAGATTGTGACCCGCCCtaagagggcgggtatatgttttgttttgtatgttttattGAAATTGCATTTCTAAgcgtatgttttttttgttattatatatatatttttgtatcagATATGTGTGTTTTGGgcaaatctttatttttatttctaattttacttgtgtattttttttctcaaaatgatTAGTCTTCTTATTTTGAACATTGAAATGAAATTATTATTGGACGAAAGCttacaaagaaataaaaaaatccctaaagaaaaaatagtagttcaaaaaaaaagagcattATAAGCATCTTCAAAAGTTGGATACAAAACTCCATTAACAGTTCGTAAATCTGTGTAGTTGGTCAATTTTTTGttatgatttaaaagaaaatgcatataatggatttctttttgtttgaagTTTGTAAACAGGTTACTCATTCTTTTATCTTTGTTCTCTCTATTAATTTCCATCCAATCTTGATATTGTGAAGTTTGATTTGCCTTCTTTGTCTCGATATTACCAAAATGATGTTCTTGATGTGAAGCTTCTTTGTCACCTTTTTCCATATTTTTTCTGTTCATCTGTAACAAATATGATAAAAGACAATTTCAAAATCTGAAATATGAATACCAACCTTTATTGAAGGAAACAATTATCAATGTCTCGATTAATATTAGAAAATCTAACCTTTGAAAACTGGTAGTTGTCGaagattaaagaaaaatatgtataatctagttgtaaattttaaattatggaAATGGTTTAGctgaaattttgaaaagatcCTAGATGTATATATAGGAgatgaagaaaatataaaattagtcATGCTATATTTAGATTCCGAAAATAGTAAATTAATCATGCTATATTTAGATTCTATAAAAAGAAGATAACAAAAGACAAATTCAAAACCAACTATTTTGATATAGCAATATGTTGATAAATATAGCTGAGAGGAATTTGACAAATTCAATGTACGTGAATACTCCTCGTACGTAAATTTTGGTTTGTTGATTTTGGTCATTCAATTGAAAATGGgtttgtaaattttgattccATATTTTCTGTACAGGCCCAAATCTATTCTAATAAAGCCTAGTTTAGTTAATTACTAATCTGACTAATGGCCCAAATGGTGAATGAAAACCCTTTTTAGAAAAAGACATTATTTTCAGCTGCCGACATATTACAGATCGAAACTTAAGACAAAAATATCTCTGTCTCTTTCTACTGTCTCAAACTCATCGATATGTGAAGCTCCATACTCGGATCTTTGTTTATCTCAGTTACCATCCAAAGGCTGTCTCGTCCTCATCGATCTGTGAAGATCCATAATCGGATCTTTGTCTATCTCAGTTACCATCGAAAGGCTATCTCGTCCTCATCGATCTATACTTTACGTTTTGCTTGTAGTGTAGATTGAGCTGCTAAATAATTGTCTCTCTGTTACAATCCAAAATTGTTGTCTAGAAATCTCTATAGTGGCATCATCTTCACTATATTTCGAGCtggaatcattttttttttttgagcaaagcTGGAATCATTTCTGATCtgaaaataatagtttttatttcTAGAAAACTATCAGAAGCATCAATAAAATCTGAGCTAGACATCTGCTAGAAAAAATGAtctctaaaaataataatttacgtTTTGCTTGTAGTGTAGATTGCTTGTCTAGAAATCTCTATTGTCTATCTCATATTTCGAGCTGGAATCATTTCTGATCtgaaaataatagttttttttttaaatttacatgCAGGATCAAATGAAAAAAGAATCTTATGGAAGCTGTTCTGGATAAAGTTAATTTATGTCTGTGAAGTATGATAGACGAAAACCTATCTGAGATTCTTTGTCTCGATATGATCAAAACATAGCTCAGAGGTGATCCACAGCTATCGAAGCTTGTACCAGAGTAAATGAGAGCAAGGTAACAAAATATATCTTATGTTTTGAGGTTTCTCGTGTTTTCTAATTTTGAGTCTTGAACTCTTAATACAGGGATTAAGTAAGCACATTAACATGGATCTTTTGGCCGAGCTCTTAGATCATTCCGTAAGTTTTTTATTATGATCTTCTCTTCTTGTTTTCTTAATTCTTCTCATCACTTTCAggtttatacaattttttttcttgtttcattcAGTTTCTTGAGACAGCCAATGGAGAAAAAAACAGTTCTTCCAACTTGATAAAAGGATTATGGAGTGCAATCAGGGATGTTCACATTTTCCATTGGCTTAACATGTAAGTGACTAAACGGAACTTAGCTAGCACTTGATTAAGGAATACAATAGGTCTTAGAACTCAGGAACGGAATAGACCAGGATTAGTCAGGAATAGAATCCGGAAGTTGTTTGCTGATTCTGTTATGCTCCTTGCGTGTTTGTTGAATGTTGTTAATATGATTGTCTGTTGTCTGAAtctatttagtttactaaagaAAATGAACACATATAATGTTTGTATGTCTGTTAAGTTGATTAGCTTGTAGTAATGAATTAGAgatattttaatgtaaaacATCACACGTTTGCAGATTACTACATTGTTTGAAAGTAACTGAAATAAGtttaaatcctaaaaaaaaacacagctTTGAGAATCCTAAGAAACACAACAAAGAAATCCTAAAAAACACAGCAAACTAAACATTACAATTAGAGATATATTGATTTAGATAGGCGTACATGATATATTGATTTGCTAAGAATGATGAGAAAAACAAATAGTATTGATTGAAGATAAGTGATGAAACTTACATGTTCATCAGACAAAATGATTTCCAATGTTTCTCCTGAAAGTTTGTTGTAATGCTTCCAGGTATGGAGCACTTTAACTTGAACACGCCATTCTGACTTGAATGGTCTTATGTCAGCCAAAGTTGTGACTTCCATGCTTAAAGGTAATTTCTGGAGCTACTAAGTTTAGGAATAGTGATTATAGGAAGCGTGGTTTGAGTATAGAATGGaggaaaatatttataagagaGGATGGCGATGGAATCTATGtgatttatgatttaataaattggtttttatttgaaaaatagttGCAAATATGAGGGGATATTTGCTCTGCAATGTCGAATTTGAAAAATAGTTGCAAAGTAATAGATTTGATGCTGTGAATATTCTGATTTTGTTCCATATACAGTTACTTTAAAGGTTGCAGTTAATTCAAATtcaatatattgatatattgaAAATCGTTAAAATAGGAAGAGAGGCAGTTAAATAAATAGGAAGAGATCGTTGCAATTATTTTTTGTCTCATCGTTAAAATAGGAAGAGATAAGAGAGGCAGTTAAATTTTGGAGAAATAGATCGTTGCAATTAAAAGAAACGGGTCTATAACAAATAATGCTTATTTAGGtgcagttataaaaattaaaagatggaCATAACTTattatcaattggacatgttgaagaattaatagaatagatatatatttatattttaggtaTGTATCAAATTTACTAGcgttatttttaaatttgtatattaaaCTAATCAGATTTGACCCAATTGAACTATATTGGCTTCGTGTATGTATGTTTAAAGATTTGATCATACTCTGTGAGGATATCTATCCGTACAGAGTTTTGCTCTCGTGATCGGTTCTTTTGCAAGAGAGAGAGTCCGCACGAAGATTGAAAGATCGAGGGAGATAAACAAATCCGAGATTCTCTAAAGAGAGTTTTAAGGTATTTAATCTCATCAAGCTCGGGTGCAAGAGTAGGCTAAGGCCAACACATTTTCATGCGCGGACTCTCCGTTTATGCAATCTTTTTTTGGTATTCTGTGAGAGCCTTATATATCTTCTGAAGAGACGACCCTACTTTCGTAATGACGGATATAAACTAGACTTTCCAATAGGGCTATGGGGTAACACAAAACTTTGGAGAGATGCAAACTTTTAGAATGTTAAACCAACGAGACAATATGTCTTTTTAGTTTGGGATTAAACAAAAATGCAATACGACTTTATTGTGCTTGGACATTTTCTGGGTGTTTGTCACAAGTCTCTAGACAGTTAGCAACTAAGTATCTAAAAGGTAAGCATACTTTCgaaatgacaaataaaaaacttaagacTGAAGTGCGATgtttaaacaaaacaatcaGGATAAACAAGAGATAACACAATACCaagtagttttatttattttacaatcgAAACACCCTTTTCTCGCTTGATCTCCCAGCTTATCCttcttcaaatgttttttttttttttttttttttttttccttcttcaaATGTTCCTTTCAATACTTTAGAATAAAACCCAAGTCAAGGTAAAACCAAAACTCATAGCTAAGTAAATTAGTTGGGactcaaaagaggtcaagtctGGTTTGAGGACTACGTAAGCCGTGGCTATGCTCCTTCCTTTTCATAAGACGCCATTCCATGTCTTCGATAAGCAGTACGTCCATCTCCTGCCAGTGGAAATCAGTGTTAGAGATTTTACAAATACCAACTTTGAGATGAGACTGGATGAATTGTAACATATATATACCTTTGATCGACCCAAGGGCAAGTTTTCACGGATAGTACGATCCACACCGTTTTTACTAGCATAACTGTCCCACTCCTGCTTGATAACACATAtacaataataagaaaatggCATAATGACACAAGCAGCAGCGcccagagagagagaaagagatgctTACACCATACTCATGTTCTACACTCTTGAGATGGGCGGTGAAATCTTCAAAGGTTTTGACAGCAACAAAGCATACTTCGCAAGCAAAGGGAAATTCATCATTGTACTTGCCCTGACTAAAAACAAGgctcgttgttgttgttgttgtctcgtGTTCATCATCAAAGACTAAGGCATCCCAATCCCACTGTTTAGAAAAGGAACGTGGAAAGGGTGTGGCTGCTAGGTCACGCTGAGGAGGATATGCAAGAAGAATTCTGTATCCAGCATCTTCAAGATCGGAAAGTTGAGAAGCCATCCATCCGATTCGCTCATGCTCATCTATGATCATCATAGTACACGGAGGAGGATTCGCATCGGCCCACTCATCCAAATCATATGTATAGACTGCGCGAGGGAAAGCTGaatctaaaccctaatccatgaaaaaaatatatacacaagacaaaagaggaagagaaagacTAACGGTGGGAATGTTTAAAAGAGATTTCAAACGAAGAGAGTATCCTCATGACGTCTTCACCAGGGATCTCTCTTAGTTTGCTGCCGATGGCAGTGATGGAGATCTCACC is a genomic window containing:
- the LOC130494570 gene encoding condensin-2 complex subunit H2-like; this translates as MTSHGVERIHRVQPERDLVANWEVDLSEKLEEYLLKICSGELTGNEEEDSPVNFAEAALLLQGSVQVYSKKVEYLYNLVLRTLEFLSNQREQEESKGTSNEAEESSSRLVDEEENDLFWNVDDIPVDAKNSLDNSVGADSCPSQFVKPPANLVVLEGDCLDTSGDGGELESYLLATTHLYRDFILLDPCDAVAVNEFLGGSYASSKGKTSSHKGSSGRRSFHSPVGRSGGGSGRRSSLGTNQGTKVQDARNCDQGSSPPPPPVFGDDDHGFDMDNDDHGGGAMDLCDTDADDDEDEDDPWKPLNPHEPGKLKVKPFKKVKNLRKFGGSLTKDHITSMYPLARPNGPISTELTGVWEKRRREPQDIPSYEKLRALLVNGGNLPTTDANGNDKDGVKDNNHDGGGFHDFGDDHEPAFMDEDGPVMNDGDFTNYDGFGNEEDSHCQESLEDLCRSHLDALLANIAKNEKQTDLAARVSSWKQKIEQNLEEQELHPPFDIREYGERILDKLTVEESGHVEAFTDLMQDQEKHDVARAFSALLQLVNNGEVDLEKPGNSVGEPVCYTAANPFSVRLLNDGNRETEKRGMDLPRKRAKSPVAKGKSHESPPPKKANTTSSVSSQRRKVSLKINSVGARCKPNGKKRGKGRSDEVAVVGEGSEVSSVKSSVGS
- the LOC130496984 gene encoding uncharacterized protein LOC130496984 — its product is MLRCQEMLQQCRLGGFKPKDRPVTLERVDPRGMNEVENMTTQQQHEEKEVEKAFVLWDMGNCPIPDGHDPLTVVRKIQMAVEKSGHVSRNGEISITAIGSKLREIPGEDVMRILSSFEISFKHSHLYTYDLDEWADANPPPCTMMIIDEHERIGWMASQLSDLEDAGYRILLAYPPQRDLAATPFPRSFSKQWDWDALVFDDEHETTTTTTSLVFSQGKYNDEFPFACEVCFVAVKTFEDFTAHLKSVEHEYGEWDSYASKNGVDRTIRENLPLGRSKEMDVLLIEDMEWRLMKRKEHSHGLRSPQTRLDLF